In uncultured Methanobacterium sp., a genomic segment contains:
- the rplJ gene encoding 50S ribosomal protein L16 — translation MVRAYTRKDYIRKIPGSRIVQYDMGNLSGEFPLTVSLALKEKAQLSHNALEAARIATNRYMQRKSGRMGYHLKIRVYPHHIVRENPMATGAGADRVQDGMRKAFGKPVSSVALVKANQRVLTIKTNKKNFLDAKDALRRAAMKFPVPCRIIIDEGAELVK, via the coding sequence ATGGTAAGAGCATATACTAGAAAAGATTACATACGTAAAATTCCGGGTTCCAGAATTGTTCAATATGACATGGGAAACCTCTCTGGAGAATTCCCTTTAACAGTGAGCTTGGCTCTTAAAGAAAAGGCCCAGTTATCTCACAACGCTCTGGAAGCTGCCAGAATAGCCACTAACCGATACATGCAACGAAAATCCGGTAGGATGGGTTATCATTTGAAGATAAGGGTTTACCCACATCACATTGTCCGGGAGAATCCAATGGCCACTGGTGCCGGTGCAGACCGTGTGCAGGATGGTATGAGGAAAGCATTTGGAAAACCAGTCAGCTCAGTAGCCCTGGTAAAAGCAAATCAAAGGGTTTTAACCATTAAAACCAACAAGAAGAATTTCCTTGATGCAAAAGACGCCCTCAGAAGGGCTGCTATGAAATTCCCAGTCCCCTGTAGGATCATCATTGATGAAGGAGCAGAATTAGTCAAATAA
- a CDS encoding PQQ-dependent sugar dehydrogenase encodes MKRVSVLFIAAIPLFLIIIIAFFFLLTPQSTITNETGFGTEVIAQNLEVPWAIAFLPDGRLIFTERGGDINIIDGGNVKNVGKINVTANGESGLMGIAVDPNFDQNHYIYLYYTNENNNRISRFVLNETIGNETILVGNIPAASIHNGGRLKFGPDGKLYATTGDSGNSSLAQDLNSSGGKILRLNPDGSVPSDNPFGSYVYSYGHRDPQGITWGPTGTMYSSEHGDSANDELNIIMKGGNYGWPLYQGNDTATGYIKPIRGYTEFTLAPSGIAFYQGAVWISGLRGSQLRKVTLSEDGNSVMGEKAFFRQMGRIREVVEHNGYLYISTSNRDGRGIPQTGDDKILKIKIS; translated from the coding sequence ATGAAGAGAGTAAGTGTACTTTTTATTGCAGCAATACCACTCTTTTTAATAATAATCATAGCTTTTTTCTTCCTTTTAACTCCACAAAGTACAATTACCAATGAAACTGGTTTTGGTACCGAAGTAATTGCCCAAAACCTGGAAGTACCATGGGCCATAGCTTTCCTGCCCGATGGGCGTCTTATCTTCACTGAAAGGGGAGGAGATATAAACATCATTGATGGGGGAAATGTTAAAAATGTGGGAAAAATCAATGTTACCGCTAATGGTGAGTCAGGACTTATGGGAATAGCAGTTGACCCTAATTTCGACCAGAACCACTACATCTACCTGTACTACACCAATGAAAATAACAACCGTATCTCTCGGTTTGTTTTGAACGAAACAATAGGCAATGAAACCATCCTGGTTGGAAATATCCCAGCTGCTTCCATTCACAACGGGGGCCGGTTGAAGTTCGGTCCAGATGGAAAACTCTACGCAACCACTGGAGATTCGGGTAATTCATCCCTGGCCCAGGACCTCAACTCATCAGGGGGTAAAATTCTCAGATTAAATCCTGACGGTTCTGTGCCCTCGGATAATCCCTTTGGAAGCTATGTGTACAGTTATGGGCACCGTGACCCACAGGGAATCACATGGGGCCCTACAGGGACCATGTATTCATCAGAGCACGGGGACAGTGCCAATGACGAACTTAACATAATCATGAAAGGTGGAAATTATGGTTGGCCACTGTATCAGGGAAATGATACTGCTACTGGATACATCAAACCCATCAGGGGATACACTGAGTTCACCCTGGCACCTTCTGGGATAGCTTTTTACCAGGGTGCAGTCTGGATCTCAGGGTTACGAGGTTCTCAATTAAGGAAAGTAACTTTGAGTGAGGATGGTAATTCAGTCATGGGGGAAAAGGCATTTTTCAGGCAGATGGGAAGGATTCGTGAAGTGGTGGAACATAACGGATACCTCTACATCAGCACATCCAACAGGGATGGACGGGGAATTCCCCAGACCGGTGATGATAAAATATTAAAAATAAAAATCAGTTAA
- the upp gene encoding uracil phosphoribosyltransferase, whose translation MIKIIDQLLVQEKLTLIRREGIDGIHFRGGIIEIGRWLAYELSNTLEREEVTVQTPLGIAEGVRIKDKNDIVVVSVLRAAIPLVEGIMRVFRNAQYGVVGASRRDEPPFKVDIGYFKLPPLADKIVVIADPMLATGNTMKAILDRINEKGKPRRLVLLNVIASKQGIEQVQKEHPDVEIYTCAVDEKLNSDGYIVPGLGDAGDKAFGKPVI comes from the coding sequence ATGATAAAAATCATAGACCAATTACTGGTGCAGGAAAAACTCACCTTGATCAGAAGGGAAGGAATAGATGGCATCCACTTCAGGGGAGGGATAATCGAAATAGGGCGCTGGTTGGCCTACGAATTATCCAACACCCTTGAAAGAGAAGAAGTGACTGTGCAAACTCCCCTTGGAATTGCAGAAGGGGTGAGGATAAAGGATAAAAATGATATTGTAGTGGTGAGTGTTTTAAGAGCAGCTATTCCCCTGGTTGAGGGGATTATGAGGGTTTTCAGGAATGCACAGTACGGGGTGGTAGGTGCCTCCCGGAGGGATGAACCACCATTTAAAGTGGATATTGGTTACTTTAAACTACCTCCACTGGCTGATAAAATAGTGGTAATCGCTGACCCCATGCTGGCCACTGGAAACACCATGAAAGCCATTTTGGACCGCATTAATGAGAAGGGAAAGCCACGTCGGTTGGTCTTACTCAATGTAATAGCATCCAAACAGGGCATAGAACAAGTGCAAAAAGAACACCCTGATGTGGAGATATATACCTGTGCAGTGGATGAAAAACTTAATTCGGATGGTTACATTGTTCCAGGACTGGGTGATGCCGGGGATAAGGCCTTTGGAAAACCAGTAATTTAA
- the cobS gene encoding adenosylcobinamide-GDP ribazoletransferase: MSNKDLQGKVSSPKITHKDDESQFSIHGFLGLVSFSTILPLNIHSTIPEMAKFTFIWPIIGAFIGIIAGVFGWLLVYPLHLSQLLSAALIYSLAISFTGFHHLDGLVDFGDGLMAHGDPKRKIEIMRDKRIGTGGLALLLIVSLVTVTSITSLSAVYILPAIFVSEVAAKLSLVTCATFSQPLKDGTGQYFINNMDWKLLTGSVTLCIILGLLGFNYMGVTGSYTGVIGILGGLVSGLLMVLITRRNFKWTNGDILGASNEMGRMLSILFIVIFISWSV, from the coding sequence GTGTCCAATAAAGATCTTCAGGGAAAAGTTTCCTCACCTAAAATAACCCACAAAGATGATGAATCCCAATTCAGCATACATGGTTTCTTAGGTCTGGTATCATTCTCTACAATACTACCCCTAAATATTCACAGCACCATCCCTGAGATGGCAAAGTTTACATTTATCTGGCCAATAATTGGAGCTTTCATTGGAATTATTGCAGGTGTCTTTGGATGGTTACTTGTGTATCCACTACATCTATCTCAACTCTTATCAGCAGCACTGATTTACAGTTTAGCAATTAGTTTCACTGGGTTCCATCACCTGGATGGTCTGGTTGACTTTGGTGATGGTCTCATGGCCCATGGAGACCCCAAACGTAAGATAGAAATAATGCGGGATAAAAGGATAGGCACTGGTGGCCTGGCCTTGCTTTTAATTGTTTCTCTGGTGACCGTCACATCCATTACATCATTATCTGCAGTTTACATTTTACCGGCCATTTTTGTGTCGGAAGTAGCTGCCAAACTCAGCCTGGTGACCTGTGCAACCTTTTCCCAACCATTAAAAGATGGTACTGGCCAGTACTTCATTAATAACATGGACTGGAAGCTTCTCACTGGATCAGTTACCCTCTGCATCATTCTAGGATTATTAGGTTTCAACTACATGGGAGTAACTGGTAGTTACACTGGAGTCATCGGCATACTGGGTGGTCTTGTTTCCGGATTGTTAATGGTACTCATCACCCGAAGAAATTTCAAATGGACCAATGGAGATATCCTGGGCGCATCCAATGAGATGGGAAGGATGTTATCCATTTTATTCATAGTTATATTCATTTCATGGAGTGTTTAA
- the ppsA gene encoding phosphoenolpyruvate synthase, which translates to MEYVEFFEELKKEDVDIAGGKGANLGELTQAGIPVPPGFVITSATYQKFMDETGITQEILDILNALDVNNNKELQESARKIKNIIINTEIPDEISSLIIEAYNALCHRIGKEDAFVAVRSSATAEDLPEASFAGQQDTYLNVKGPEDLIKYVRKCWASLFEARAIFYREENNFDHSKVYIAVVVQEMVDAEKAGVMFTVHPSTGEEKILIEGAWGLGEGVVSGTVTPDTYWMDKATGEILEKQVSEKKTMFQKKSENGQTVQTPVPEDLKTKQVLDETELGQLVELGKKIQEHYQFPQDTEWAIESGKIFMLQSRPVTTLDMATAGGETLNDGNRTVITKGLGASPGMAAGSVKIVKNTDELDKVQQGDILVTVMTTPDMVPAMKRANGIITDEGGVTCHAAIVSRELGIPCVVGTGDATSMLPENSQVTLDGNKGIVWEGLLVETTKKEETTLEPSVVLQAPLTVTEVKVNVSMSEAAKKAAATGADGVGLLRTEHMMLTTGVHPKKYIQEGNEAELVKVLVENVLKVADAFYPKTVWYRTLDAPTDEFQSLDGGEDEPYEHNPMLGWRGIRRELDEPEILLAEFKAIKKLHEQGYTNIGIMLPLLQHPDELKQAKEIARKAGLKPQKNIEFGMMVETPAAALTIEDFIAEGLDFVSFGTNDLTQYTLAIDRNNENVADLYTESHPAVLKLIERVIIECNKAGVKTSICGQAGSIPAIVEKLVELGITSVSANTDAVATVRETVARVEQKLLLKAARKLMQE; encoded by the coding sequence ATGGAGTATGTCGAATTTTTCGAGGAACTAAAAAAGGAAGACGTGGACATAGCTGGTGGAAAGGGAGCTAATCTTGGAGAACTAACCCAAGCAGGGATACCGGTTCCCCCGGGGTTTGTGATAACATCAGCTACCTATCAGAAGTTCATGGATGAAACTGGAATCACCCAGGAAATACTGGACATTCTTAATGCCCTGGATGTTAACAACAACAAAGAACTTCAGGAATCCGCCCGAAAAATAAAAAATATCATCATCAATACGGAAATACCTGATGAAATAAGTAGTCTTATTATTGAAGCATACAACGCGCTTTGCCATCGTATAGGAAAGGAAGACGCTTTTGTAGCTGTAAGGTCATCTGCAACTGCCGAGGACCTGCCAGAAGCATCATTTGCAGGCCAGCAAGACACCTACCTTAATGTTAAAGGCCCGGAAGATTTGATAAAATACGTCAGGAAATGTTGGGCATCATTATTTGAAGCTAGAGCCATATTTTACCGGGAAGAAAACAACTTCGACCACTCCAAAGTTTACATAGCAGTGGTAGTTCAGGAAATGGTGGATGCCGAGAAAGCTGGTGTAATGTTCACTGTACACCCCTCTACTGGTGAGGAAAAAATTCTCATAGAAGGGGCATGGGGTCTGGGAGAAGGAGTTGTATCTGGAACTGTAACCCCTGACACTTACTGGATGGATAAAGCCACCGGGGAAATTCTGGAGAAACAGGTCAGTGAGAAAAAGACCATGTTCCAGAAAAAATCCGAAAATGGTCAGACAGTACAGACACCGGTCCCAGAGGATCTTAAAACCAAACAGGTTTTGGATGAAACAGAACTCGGACAACTGGTTGAACTCGGGAAGAAAATTCAGGAACACTACCAGTTCCCCCAGGACACAGAGTGGGCCATTGAATCTGGAAAAATTTTTATGCTACAATCCAGACCAGTAACCACCCTGGACATGGCAACCGCAGGGGGCGAAACATTGAATGATGGTAACAGAACTGTAATTACCAAGGGATTAGGAGCTAGCCCTGGAATGGCAGCTGGATCTGTTAAAATCGTAAAGAACACCGATGAACTGGATAAAGTCCAGCAGGGTGACATCCTGGTTACAGTGATGACCACCCCGGACATGGTACCAGCCATGAAACGGGCCAATGGAATCATCACCGATGAAGGTGGAGTAACCTGCCACGCAGCCATTGTATCCCGTGAACTGGGAATACCCTGTGTAGTGGGAACTGGAGATGCCACATCCATGCTACCTGAAAATAGTCAGGTAACCTTGGATGGGAATAAGGGAATAGTCTGGGAAGGATTACTGGTAGAAACTACTAAAAAAGAGGAAACCACTCTAGAACCTAGCGTAGTTTTACAGGCACCATTAACAGTTACTGAAGTTAAAGTTAATGTGAGCATGTCCGAAGCAGCTAAAAAAGCAGCTGCAACCGGTGCAGATGGTGTGGGACTTCTCAGAACCGAACACATGATGCTCACCACTGGAGTACACCCTAAGAAGTACATCCAGGAGGGTAATGAAGCAGAACTGGTTAAGGTACTGGTGGAAAATGTCCTGAAAGTGGCCGATGCATTCTACCCTAAAACAGTGTGGTACCGTACCCTTGATGCCCCTACCGATGAATTCCAATCATTGGATGGTGGAGAAGATGAACCATATGAACATAATCCTATGCTGGGATGGAGAGGAATACGCCGGGAACTGGACGAACCAGAAATCTTACTGGCAGAGTTCAAGGCCATTAAAAAACTCCACGAACAGGGATACACCAATATTGGAATTATGCTACCATTACTGCAGCACCCTGACGAACTGAAACAGGCTAAAGAGATTGCCAGAAAGGCCGGTTTAAAACCACAGAAAAACATTGAATTCGGAATGATGGTGGAAACACCGGCAGCAGCACTGACCATAGAGGACTTCATAGCTGAAGGTCTTGACTTTGTAAGCTTTGGAACCAACGACCTAACCCAGTACACCCTGGCCATTGACCGTAACAATGAAAACGTGGCGGATCTTTACACCGAAAGTCACCCTGCAGTTCTAAAACTCATTGAACGGGTTATAATTGAGTGTAACAAAGCCGGAGTCAAAACCAGTATCTGCGGACAGGCCGGAAGCATACCTGCAATTGTGGAAAAACTGGTGGAACTGGGTATAACTTCAGTATCAGCCAACACTGATGCCGTAGCCACAGTAAGAGAAACTGTAGCACGAGTAGAACAGAAACTCCTCCTCAAAGCAGCCCGTAAATTGATGCAGGAATAA
- a CDS encoding fumarate hydratase C-terminal domain-containing protein, whose protein sequence is MEHIQTPLTSKIIKKLKIGHQIMLSGTILTGRDAALPRLVKLAQENKSPITLEGAAIMHTAVSPAGIAPTSSNKTEIESSIGPLSQAGVKMHIGKGALSGKTIGLLEENTSLFVVTPPAAALLTSKMLSSEVLAFPEEGMEALYRIEVKDFPGIVAVAHGESIY, encoded by the coding sequence ATGGAACATATTCAAACTCCCTTAACTTCAAAAATCATTAAAAAGCTTAAAATAGGCCATCAAATAATGCTATCCGGTACTATCTTAACTGGACGGGATGCAGCGCTCCCCCGCTTGGTGAAACTGGCCCAGGAAAATAAAAGCCCAATTACACTGGAAGGTGCAGCTATAATGCACACTGCAGTCAGCCCAGCAGGAATTGCACCCACCAGCAGTAATAAAACGGAAATAGAATCTAGTATTGGTCCATTATCCCAGGCAGGGGTGAAGATGCACATTGGTAAAGGTGCACTCTCTGGAAAAACAATAGGATTATTGGAGGAAAACACCTCTCTGTTTGTGGTAACTCCACCAGCTGCTGCCCTGTTAACCAGTAAAATGCTATCTTCTGAAGTTTTAGCCTTCCCTGAAGAGGGTATGGAGGCCCTGTACAGGATTGAAGTTAAGGATTTTCCAGGAATAGTGGCGGTAGCCCATGGGGAATCAATTTATTGA
- a CDS encoding tRNA (cytidine(56)-2'-O)-methyltransferase: MEVKVLRLDHRRVRDARITTHVCLTARALGASGVYLSGDHDKKLMENVQDVVKRWGGDFQVEYRKGWQNLLDEWKNNGGEIVHLTMYGEPVQDITPKIRNSSRDKLVVVGGSRVPSIVYQEAEWNVSVTTQPHSEVSSLAIFLHMLQEGKELDLEFAEGDMKVIPSAHGKNVVMKNKFDGSGSEE, from the coding sequence ATGGAAGTTAAAGTTTTACGATTGGATCATCGCCGGGTTCGTGATGCACGGATCACCACTCATGTCTGTCTCACTGCCCGGGCACTGGGAGCATCCGGTGTTTATTTAAGTGGAGATCATGATAAAAAGCTCATGGAGAATGTTCAGGATGTGGTGAAGCGTTGGGGAGGTGATTTCCAGGTGGAATACCGTAAAGGTTGGCAGAATCTTCTGGATGAATGGAAAAATAATGGTGGAGAAATAGTTCACCTCACCATGTATGGAGAACCAGTGCAGGATATCACTCCCAAAATCCGGAACTCAAGCAGGGATAAACTGGTGGTGGTTGGTGGTTCACGCGTTCCCAGTATAGTGTATCAAGAGGCAGAATGGAATGTTTCCGTGACCACCCAACCCCACTCTGAGGTCTCATCATTGGCCATATTCCTTCACATGTTACAGGAGGGGAAAGAACTGGATCTGGAGTTTGCAGAGGGGGATATGAAGGTAATACCCTCAGCACATGGTAAAAATGTGGTAATGAAAAACAAATTTGATGGTTCTGGAAGTGAAGAATAA
- the mfnA gene encoding tyrosine decarboxylase MfnA: protein MENKGISKEQVYQMLREYKEKDLTHRSGRILGSMCTCPHPVGVRAYSMFLESNLGDPGLFPGTKALEDEVITILGGLLGKKDVHGHIITGGTEANLMAMRAARNMRNLDNPEIIVPKSAHFSFKKASDMLCFDLKMADLDEDYRMDLSSVEELISDNTVAIVGVAGTTELGKIDPIEDLSKICLENDIYFHVDAAFGGYTIPFLKEAGYDLPEFDFSLPGVSSMTIDPHKMGLAPIPTGGILFRKHEYLEAIAVETPYLTEDLQSTVVGTRTGAATAATWALLKHLGREGYREVATSCMEITRKLAEGVKEAGFELVTEPELNIVPFHSSEIPVKEIARRLEAKGWAVSLASYPQAIRVIVMPHLKEEHVDAFIKDLNEI, encoded by the coding sequence ATGGAAAACAAGGGAATATCCAAAGAGCAAGTATACCAAATGCTCAGGGAATACAAAGAAAAAGACCTCACCCATCGATCAGGTAGAATACTGGGATCAATGTGCACCTGTCCTCACCCAGTTGGAGTCAGGGCATATTCCATGTTTTTAGAATCGAACCTGGGAGATCCAGGACTGTTCCCCGGAACAAAAGCCCTGGAAGATGAAGTTATCACCATACTCGGGGGTTTACTTGGGAAAAAAGATGTTCATGGTCACATTATTACTGGAGGGACTGAAGCCAACCTCATGGCAATGAGAGCCGCCCGTAATATGAGAAACCTAGATAATCCAGAGATTATTGTTCCTAAATCAGCACATTTCTCCTTCAAAAAGGCATCAGACATGTTATGTTTTGATTTGAAAATGGCAGATTTGGACGAAGATTATAGGATGGATCTTTCATCAGTGGAAGAATTAATTTCAGATAACACTGTAGCCATTGTGGGAGTGGCTGGAACCACAGAACTTGGGAAAATAGACCCAATAGAGGATCTTTCTAAAATTTGTCTGGAAAATGATATTTATTTCCACGTTGATGCGGCTTTTGGAGGTTACACCATACCCTTCCTCAAGGAAGCAGGATATGATTTACCTGAATTCGATTTCAGCCTACCGGGAGTTTCATCCATGACCATAGACCCACATAAGATGGGCCTTGCTCCCATCCCAACTGGAGGGATTCTTTTCCGGAAACACGAGTACCTGGAAGCAATAGCCGTTGAAACACCTTACCTCACTGAGGATCTCCAGTCAACAGTGGTGGGTACCCGTACCGGTGCAGCCACCGCAGCCACCTGGGCACTCTTAAAACATCTGGGCCGGGAAGGATACCGTGAAGTCGCTACCAGCTGTATGGAAATAACTCGTAAACTGGCTGAAGGGGTTAAAGAAGCAGGTTTTGAACTGGTAACCGAACCAGAGCTGAACATTGTACCATTTCACTCATCTGAAATTCCGGTAAAAGAAATTGCCCGAAGACTTGAGGCTAAAGGTTGGGCAGTCTCCCTGGCATCCTACCCCCAGGCCATAAGGGTCATTGTAATGCCCCACCTGAAGGAAGAACATGTTGATGCATTTATCAAGGATTTAAATGAAATTTAA